From the genome of Faecalibacterium prausnitzii:
GGTGTGTCGCAGCACATGGGGCGTGATTTTCGGTACAGGTTTGCCGTATGCAGTTTCAAACTTGCCCTGCACGCCACGCATATAGTTTTCCAAGTGCATTGCCACCTTCGGCATTCCGGACTTGTCCAGAAAGAGAAATCCGCTGCAGCCATCCACCAGCGCTTCTACCTTTGTGGACGCTCTGGTTCTTACTACACGCAACAGCGCTGCACAAACGGTATCCGTCATGGGAACATTGCGGATGCCGCTTTTGGTTTTCGGCGGTGTGACAAAGTAGGGCTTTTCAGCCGTCCGGCAAAGTTGCCGCCGCACATGGATACAATGCCGCTCAAAGTCGATATCTGCTCGTGTTAGACCGTACAACTCGCTCACCCGCAAGCCGGTTCCCAAAAGAATGACGATATCATCATAATAGTTGCCGCCGTAGTCCTGAACGAATTGCAGATATTTCTCCTGCTGCTCTCTGGTCAGGGCATCGCGCACATAAGCGTCCTTCGGCACAACATCCGACAGCTTGAACTTGAATGGATTCTTGCGGATGATGTCATCCTCCACCGCCATCTCAAACGCCGGTCTGACAACGCTTTGCAGGATTCCAATGGTGTTTTGCTTGAAACCGCTGTCATGCAGAAACACGAACCAGCCTTTCGCATCGGACAATTTTACCGTTTTGATGGCTTTTTGCCCGAAAGGGTCAGCATGAATCCGTTTGACCGCTGTGTTGTACGACCGAAGTGAATTGGGTTTCAACCCACGTTTCAGATTCATATAACGGTCAACCAGATCAGCCACCGTCATTTCTCCGGCGGCGTAGTCGATGCCGTCTGCCAGATCGCGCCACAGTTCTTCCTCTTTTTTCCGCAGCTCTGTCAGGGATTTAGCGTAAATACAACGCCGTTTCTTGTGGATATCGGTATAACGATAGTCGTAGGTGCCATTTGCTCTCTGGCTTTCGCCATCCTTCAAAACACGGCCCTTGCTATCCTTGCGCTTTTCAGGCATTTAGAAGCTCCTTTCTGTGAAAAGCGCATCTATAAGGTCAGTGTCAGTATAACACATCAACCATGCGATTTCCACCCGCAGCGAATGAGAAAAGGACGGTTTCACATTTGCAGCCTTTGGCAACCTCTCAAATAGAATATGCTTGCTCGACAAAGCAATCGAACAGGCGACGTTTGATCAGACGCTTGTTTCCCACCCAGAGGACGAATTTGCATTTATCTTCATTCGTGATTTCACGCAGCTTGTTGATGCCAATGCCGGAGTAAGCCGCAGCTTCTTCCAGCGTCAGATTGCTCTTTTCCCAAATAGGGACGTCTTTCATAGGCAGACCTCCAATTCCTTGTAACCGAACGCCTGTAACCGGGCAGGAAAACTCTCTTTTTCTGTACGCAGGACATTCGGTGGACTTTATACTTTTTCTTATCTTTTTAAGGTTACATGGTTACAGAAAGCGGAAAACGCAGCAATCATGCGGCTTTTGCGCTGTAACTGAGGTGTAACCGAATCTGTAACCAGACGTGTAACCGGTGTCGTCAGAAGGGAAAGCCCAGTTGCTGGGCTTCCGCATCCGTCATTTCGGAGAAATCTTCAGCCCCGGTTTCGGGGCTGGTTACGCGCTCCCAGCCTTTCTGAACACCGTACTTCGGGTAACGCTTGGCGGTCTTGTGCGCCTGCCAGCCTTGGATATCGCCGCGCGAAATGCCGGTGTTCATGATCTCGCAGATAGCACGAGTCTCCCACTCTGCCGGGATATTGGTGTTGCCCAGTGCTTCCGCATAGAG
Proteins encoded in this window:
- a CDS encoding site-specific integrase, with translation MPEKRKDSKGRVLKDGESQRANGTYDYRYTDIHKKRRCIYAKSLTELRKKEEELWRDLADGIDYAAGEMTVADLVDRYMNLKRGLKPNSLRSYNTAVKRIHADPFGQKAIKTVKLSDAKGWFVFLHDSGFKQNTIGILQSVVRPAFEMAVEDDIIRKNPFKFKLSDVVPKDAYVRDALTREQQEKYLQFVQDYGGNYYDDIVILLGTGLRVSELYGLTRADIDFERHCIHVRRQLCRTAEKPYFVTPPKTKSGIRNVPMTDTVCAALLRVVRTRASTKVEALVDGCSGFLFLDKSGMPKVAMHLENYMRGVQGKFETAYGKPVPKITPHVLRHTFCTNVQQAGLDVKSLQYLMGHSNASVTLDVYTHSSFESVERAFEQIAGNL
- a CDS encoding excisionase, producing the protein MKDVPIWEKSNLTLEEAAAYSGIGINKLREITNEDKCKFVLWVGNKRLIKRRLFDCFVEQAYSI